The Bacillus tuaregi DNA segment CGCTGCCATACTGATTTCTTAGCCTTTTTTCATATCTTAGAGCAGCTCCATCAAAAAATCCCCTTTGAACTCGCCTCTTACTGCCTAATGACAAACCACTTTCATCTACAAATCCGTTCAAAGGAAGTCCCTCTTTCAAAAATCATGTCCCTCATCAATAAACGCTACGCCAATTATTATAATACCCGCTATCGTTTAACCGGCCATGTGTTTGAAAAACGCTATTATGACAAAATGATAGAAGATAAAGAAGGAATGCTTGAGGTGAGCAAATATATTCATTTAAATCCAGTAGAAGCCAAAATGGTCAAAAAACCTGAATTCTATCCATGGAGCAGCTTTCAATTTTTTAAAAATGAATACCCTATCGCACCTTGTTATTTGGATATTCGCCATATACTAGACTTTTATATAGGGACGATGAAGCAGAAGCGGGAGAAGTATATTTCGTCACATGAACCATCAAAAATTGGAAATTGATATTTTTCAGAAGCATAGGGGAGGTTCTGCTGCTTCATAGAGTAACTCTTGTAGGAATTCGCCCTGTCTTTCCTGTATAGCGTAAACGTAAAGAAGGGAATAGTGAAAGTGCATAGTGAGACAAGAGAGAAGATACGACATATAATAAATGAAGTAAATAAAAACGGTATAAACTGGAAAAAAGGAAAAGACATTGAGCATCTAGAAAAAAGAATAAGAAGATGTCATATTCCTGCAGACTTTACGTTAGAGATGTATGAGAGCATCATCATTAATATGATTAATGACAAAGAAAATGAAACATACTTGTACTATCTTAAGGGGTATGAACAGAACTATTATGTGTTTGCTAATCCAGAAACAAAATGGACGGTTATAGTAGGTGAAAACACTGTAATGGAATCAGCGTATATGATTGATAAGAAACCATATCGTGTATATTTGTCTAAAGAAAGAGGATATACGTATCTAGGAACAGTAAAGGAGGTAATGAGGGATGAATCTTAATGAATATAACATCGACGGTATCATAGAAGATTATGGGGATTATATAGACGATTTCGGAGCAAGTACAATCGAATTTTATCAATTCGTGATTGTTGAAAGAGATTTTCTAGAAAGTGTTAAAAATTTATTAAACAATGAACAAAAACGAAAATTATTAGTATATGATCTAAAATTCATAAACAAGGCAGAACCGATTTATAATTTTTTAAAAGATGAAATTAACTTTTCCGAGATCGATAGGCCATTAAAGGATTGGTGGTGGCACGTAGATAAGATTGCAAAAGGAATTTTAAAAATTAAATTTGATTATACAATTGAAGTAAGTGTAACTGCCTGAGAAGTGGAACGCAGAAAGGGATGGTCACTGTGACGCCCCGAGGGAAATCGGAATTTATTTTGCAAGCGGGAGCTTCTTTCTCTTCTTTTTCAACCTGAACGGATGGATTCTTTTCCACAGCATTCTGGTCTGGCTGCTGACGTGTAGGTGATGAACTCTCAGCGTGAAAAGGAATCATTTGATAAAATGC contains these protein-coding regions:
- a CDS encoding transposase, whose product is MPYKKRIYVPNQFYHVVCRGNRRDPLFRCHTDFLAFFHILEQLHQKIPFELASYCLMTNHFHLQIRSKEVPLSKIMSLINKRYANYYNTRYRLTGHVFEKRYYDKMIEDKEGMLEVSKYIHLNPVEAKMVKKPEFYPWSSFQFFKNEYPIAPCYLDIRHILDFYIGTMKQKREKYISSHEPSKIGN